One genomic segment of Oncorhynchus mykiss isolate Arlee chromosome 10, USDA_OmykA_1.1, whole genome shotgun sequence includes these proteins:
- the LOC110533950 gene encoding H/ACA ribonucleoprotein complex subunit DKC1 isoform X2, which produces MGVNSAKKQKKKKEKTVSDDEVGDIQESGDFLIKPESKVASLDTSQWPLLLKNFDKLNIRTAHYTPLPNGSNPLKRSIQDYVRTGFINLDKPANPSSHEVVAWIRRILRVEKTGHSGTLDPKVTGCLIVCVDRATRLVKSQQSAGKEYVGIVRLHNAIENEHTLARGIETLTGALFQRPPLIAAVKRQLRVRTVYESKLIEYDPERRLGIFWVSCEAGTYIRTLCVHLGLLLGVGGQMQELRRVRSGVLGERDNLVTMHDVLDAQWQYDHNKDETYLRRVIYPLEKLLVSHKRLVMKDSAVNAICYGAKIMLPGVLRYEDGIEMNQDIVVITTKGEAICIATALMTTAVISTCDHGVVAKIKRVIMERDTYPRKWGLGPKASQKKMMIQKGLLDKRGKANDSTPSDWKDGYVDYSASKPKAEETGNGDAKRKREDSDSDAAAASAPSTPLAEDPKKEKKKKKKEKKQKLEHPAAEAAEPAAETEGEVGESAKKKKKKKKKEADAEAE; this is translated from the exons ATGGGAG TGAACTCTGCCaaaaaacagaagaagaagaaggaaaagACAGTTTCTGATGATGAAGTTGGG GATATTCAGGAGAGTGGTGATTTCCTCATCAAACCAGAGTCCAAAGTTGCCAGTCTGGACACATCTCAGTGGCCATTGCTGTTGAAA AATTTTGACAAACTCAACATTCGGACAGCTCACTACACACCTTTGCCGAATGGCTCAAACCCTTTGAAGAGGAGCATTCAGGATTATGTTCG GACAGGCTTCATCAACTTGGACAAGCCTGCAAATCCCTCCTCTCATGAGGTGGTGGCCTGGATCCGACGTATCCTGCGAGTGGAGAAGACTGGCCACAGTGGCACCCTGGACCCCAAGGTGACCGGCTGCCTCattgtgtgtgtggacagagcCACGCGGCTGGTCAAGTCCCAGCAGAGTGCAG GCAAAGAGTATGTGGGAATTGTTCGGCTGCACAATGCTATTGAGAATGAGCACACACTTGCTAGG gGAATAGAAACCCTCACAGGTGCCTTGTTCCAGCGGCCACCTCTCATCGCAGCCGTTAAGCGCCAGTTGAGAGTTAGGACCGTTTATGAAAGCAAACTCATTGAGTACGACCCAGAGAGGAGATTGG GTATTTTCTGGGTGAGCTGCGAGGCGGGGACCTACATCAGGACCCTGTGTGTCCACCTGGGGCTCCTCCTTGGTGTTGGTGGTCAGATGCAGGAGCTGAGGAGAGTTCGCTCTGGTGTTCTGGGAGAGAGG GACAACCTGGTGACCATGCACGATGTGCTGGATGCTCAGTGGCAGTATGACCACAACAAGGACGAGACGTACCTGCGCAGAGTCATCTACCCACTGGAGAAGCTTCTGGTGTCGCACAAACGTTTGGTCATGAAAGACAGTGCA GTGAATGCGATCTGCTATGGAGCAAAGATAATGTTGCCTGGTGTCCTACGATATGAGGATGGCATCGAGATGAACCAAGATATTGTGGTGATAACAACCAAAGGAGAGGCCATTTGTATAG CTACTGCCCTCATGACTACTGCAGTGATCTCCACGTGTGACCACGGTGTCGTGGCCAAGATAAAGAGGGTCATCATGGAACGCGACACCTACCCCCGCAAGTGGGGCTTGGGGCCCAAG GCCAGCCAGAAGAAGATGATGATCCAGAAGGGACTGCTGGACAAACGCGGCAAAGCCAACGACAGCACTCCATCAGACTGGAAGGATGGCTACGTAGATTACAG TGCGTCCAAGCCCAAGGCTGAAGAAACCGGCAATGGGGACGCAAAG aggaagagggaagacaGCGATAGTGATGCTGCGGCAGCCTCAGCACCTTCCACTCCATTGGCAGAAGACCccaagaaggagaagaagaagaaaaagaaggaaaaaaagcAAAAACTGGAGCACCCAGCTGCAGAGGCGGCGgagccagcagcagagacagaaggagag GTGGGCGAGAGtgccaagaagaagaaaaagaagaagaagaaggaagcgGATGCAGAAGCGGAGTGA
- the LOC110533950 gene encoding H/ACA ribonucleoprotein complex subunit DKC1 isoform X1: MRIEHTCPPQSHCTPKMADVEMNSAKKQKKKKEKTVSDDEVGDIQESGDFLIKPESKVASLDTSQWPLLLKNFDKLNIRTAHYTPLPNGSNPLKRSIQDYVRTGFINLDKPANPSSHEVVAWIRRILRVEKTGHSGTLDPKVTGCLIVCVDRATRLVKSQQSAGKEYVGIVRLHNAIENEHTLARGIETLTGALFQRPPLIAAVKRQLRVRTVYESKLIEYDPERRLGIFWVSCEAGTYIRTLCVHLGLLLGVGGQMQELRRVRSGVLGERDNLVTMHDVLDAQWQYDHNKDETYLRRVIYPLEKLLVSHKRLVMKDSAVNAICYGAKIMLPGVLRYEDGIEMNQDIVVITTKGEAICIATALMTTAVISTCDHGVVAKIKRVIMERDTYPRKWGLGPKASQKKMMIQKGLLDKRGKANDSTPSDWKDGYVDYSASKPKAEETGNGDAKRKREDSDSDAAAASAPSTPLAEDPKKEKKKKKKEKKQKLEHPAAEAAEPAAETEGEVGESAKKKKKKKKKEADAEAE; the protein is encoded by the exons ATGCGCATTGAACACACGTGTCCCCCTCAGTCTCATTGCACACCGAAGATGGCGGACGTTGAAA TGAACTCTGCCaaaaaacagaagaagaagaaggaaaagACAGTTTCTGATGATGAAGTTGGG GATATTCAGGAGAGTGGTGATTTCCTCATCAAACCAGAGTCCAAAGTTGCCAGTCTGGACACATCTCAGTGGCCATTGCTGTTGAAA AATTTTGACAAACTCAACATTCGGACAGCTCACTACACACCTTTGCCGAATGGCTCAAACCCTTTGAAGAGGAGCATTCAGGATTATGTTCG GACAGGCTTCATCAACTTGGACAAGCCTGCAAATCCCTCCTCTCATGAGGTGGTGGCCTGGATCCGACGTATCCTGCGAGTGGAGAAGACTGGCCACAGTGGCACCCTGGACCCCAAGGTGACCGGCTGCCTCattgtgtgtgtggacagagcCACGCGGCTGGTCAAGTCCCAGCAGAGTGCAG GCAAAGAGTATGTGGGAATTGTTCGGCTGCACAATGCTATTGAGAATGAGCACACACTTGCTAGG gGAATAGAAACCCTCACAGGTGCCTTGTTCCAGCGGCCACCTCTCATCGCAGCCGTTAAGCGCCAGTTGAGAGTTAGGACCGTTTATGAAAGCAAACTCATTGAGTACGACCCAGAGAGGAGATTGG GTATTTTCTGGGTGAGCTGCGAGGCGGGGACCTACATCAGGACCCTGTGTGTCCACCTGGGGCTCCTCCTTGGTGTTGGTGGTCAGATGCAGGAGCTGAGGAGAGTTCGCTCTGGTGTTCTGGGAGAGAGG GACAACCTGGTGACCATGCACGATGTGCTGGATGCTCAGTGGCAGTATGACCACAACAAGGACGAGACGTACCTGCGCAGAGTCATCTACCCACTGGAGAAGCTTCTGGTGTCGCACAAACGTTTGGTCATGAAAGACAGTGCA GTGAATGCGATCTGCTATGGAGCAAAGATAATGTTGCCTGGTGTCCTACGATATGAGGATGGCATCGAGATGAACCAAGATATTGTGGTGATAACAACCAAAGGAGAGGCCATTTGTATAG CTACTGCCCTCATGACTACTGCAGTGATCTCCACGTGTGACCACGGTGTCGTGGCCAAGATAAAGAGGGTCATCATGGAACGCGACACCTACCCCCGCAAGTGGGGCTTGGGGCCCAAG GCCAGCCAGAAGAAGATGATGATCCAGAAGGGACTGCTGGACAAACGCGGCAAAGCCAACGACAGCACTCCATCAGACTGGAAGGATGGCTACGTAGATTACAG TGCGTCCAAGCCCAAGGCTGAAGAAACCGGCAATGGGGACGCAAAG aggaagagggaagacaGCGATAGTGATGCTGCGGCAGCCTCAGCACCTTCCACTCCATTGGCAGAAGACCccaagaaggagaagaagaagaaaaagaaggaaaaaaagcAAAAACTGGAGCACCCAGCTGCAGAGGCGGCGgagccagcagcagagacagaaggagag GTGGGCGAGAGtgccaagaagaagaaaaagaagaagaagaaggaagcgGATGCAGAAGCGGAGTGA